The Quercus lobata isolate SW786 chromosome 9, ValleyOak3.0 Primary Assembly, whole genome shotgun sequence region tttttctatttatactaatttattatatttatctatattttaaataactattaaattaattatgacatcgtCACGGTTCGACCTCGAAAACCTTGAACTTCTTCCTTCTCCGATTCTTTGAACAGTCCGAGTTTCAAAACCATTGATCCAACACAttgtgaaaaagatgattttataATTGGTTTGGACCATCATGTAAACGTCTTCTATCATCTTTGCAGGCATGAGGCAGAATTTATCCAAGACATTGTGAAAGAGATGATGGAGAAATTGAGTTCAAAATCCTCAAGCATTACCAAAAATTTCGCAGGAATGGAATCTACTATTGCAAAAATGATCCCTTTGTATTTAGGTTTTGAGAATAATGTTTACATGATAGGGATTCATGGTATGGGGGGTCTGGGAAAGACAACTCTTGCTAGAATTGTTTATGATGAGTTTCATAGTCATTTTGAAGGTTCTAGCTTTATTGCTAATGTTGGGGAAGATTCACAAAAATACGGTTTGCCACGATTACAAAAGCAGCTTCTTGTTGACATTTTGAAGgacaaagaaataaatatacGAAATGTTTATGGAGTTGACATGATTAAGAAAAGGCTATGCCACAAAAAAGTTCTACTTGTTATAGATAATGTCAACCATTTGGACCAATTAGAAAAGTTGGCTGGAGAAAAAAACTGGTTTGGATTGGGGAGTTGGATCATCATAACAAATAGAGATGAACGTGTGTTGATCCAACATGGAGTGCTTAAAAGATATAAGCTTGAGGTATTAAATAATGATGATgctttaaaacttttttgtgtGAAAGCCTTCAAAATGGAGCAACCCAAAGAAGCTTATATTCAGCTCTCCCAAAAAGTTGTAGAATATGCTAATGGCCTTCCACTAGCTCTTGTTACTTTGGGTTCCTTTTTGGTTGAAAGAACAATTGATGAATGGCAAAGTACattgaataattttaaagaaactaaaggAGAGATCTATGATATACTTAAAATAATTACGATGGACTAGAGGAAATGTGGAAGGagatatttttagatattgcatgtttctttaGAGGGTATACGAAAGATGAAGTACTAGAGACATTAACAAATCGTGGTTTTGATGCAAAAATTGGTTTAAGTGTTCTTGTGGAAAAATCTCTCCTAACCATGGATGACAACAAACATTTAGGGATGCATGATCTACTACAAGAAATGGGTCAAAAAATTGTTCGTCTAAAATCAGGTGGAAATCTTGGAAAGCAGAGTAGGTTGTGGCTCAGTGAGGAATTGCTTTGTGTATTAAAGAACGATATGGTAAGAACAATGACAAAACTATAGTTCTATCTCAGCAAATTAGTGAcataattttgttcaataaattagttcttctttttttctttttcctttaaaaaaaaaaaaaaaaaaaatccaataggTAAGCGGTTACCTAAGTTTTAAGTAACAAAATAGAAAGTGAAACATTCATTTACCATGCTAATATTTTGTCAATGAcgatttttttagattttgaaaatataaaaaattttctttgtaattttttataaatttgaattcatCTTTCTTGTTGTAATCAATTAATCATCCATCTCTTGTTTACTACCTAGAACATAAGGCTATCTTaacatttcttttatataaaaaattcattttgtagattttattttattttttctttttccctcactttaaaagtaatgttgtaatttcctttttttcacCCTCTTGGTTTTGAATATCTAAACGGTAGAAGTGCACCTTTctagttttaaacttttaatgaATGAGTTTTAAacagattaaaaagaaaaaaaaaatactttaaaatatGATGTTGTACTTTGATCTATTAGTTATAAATAGGACTTAATATGTAGTACAATTTACTATTAACATATGATGTTTAACTATGATCTATTAGTTACTAATTAGTTACTATTAGTATCTGTTTTGGTtaggtttttgaaaattttagaagttgtgctttttagaataaaattaagtgtttggtaaaataTGTGGAAAGTATTGTTGATATGAAATATTGCAGTGTGAAAATGCAATCTTTTGGCAGTTTTTACGATCTGCAATTTGAAAACACACCTTTTCCCCtgttataaaaatgtaattttattaacaatGCAAAGCCGAATGGCAATCTTTTtgcattttcatttaaattgcTCTTGCCATTCCAAATGGTAATATGtagtcaattttattattttctattatggAATTTGAAGTTGGGCCACCATTTGGGGAGGGGAGGGGaatgcaaaaattaaattatttttagttcaGGTTCAACGAGGAAATTTCCCCGTCCATAGCCTTCTTGAGTCTACCAATTGGTATTTTAAGTCTTAAAAGGTGGTTATAGATATGGAAAACTCAgggaatcaattttttttattttttgaatctcCTTTAAGGCTTTAACACTGTAAAACTTTAGTAATTCTATTATTCTTATCATTTGCCTGTGCAAATCACAAGTCTTTGCTTTCAAAATATAAGGCAACAAACGCAATTCAAGCTGTAGTCGTCAACTGCAAAGAAGAGGATTGCAGTTATGGAGAATTTTCTGAAGTTTTTTCAAAGATTTCTAATCTTAGATTGTTAAGTATTTGTCACTTGCACTCCAAGAATACTCACAATCGTGATCCCAATGAGCTAAGATGTCTTGAACGGAAgtgttattctttaaaatgtttgcCATCCAGTTTCCCACCAAAGGAGCTTGTTCAACTTGACTTGAAGTATAGCAGAATTGAATATCTTTGGGAAGGAGTAAAggtaattttgttcttttaacTGCCTTTCTATTTAGAGTATTtgttatttctcttttctttaagTGTAGCTACAATACACTCCTGGTTTATTTCAGTTTCCTCCTTCCATCaataaacttgttttttttttgaagcagaaagttgtttatatttaatataatttttacttattaaactaaattatatgtttaacgggggctttttttttttcctattttttttcctcttccaacCTTATTAGGACACCTGACTTTTCAGGGATTCCGAGTCTTGAGAAAGTTTGGTTGAGACCCACTCAGCAGGCTTAGCCATTTAGAACTGTCGTTCTGCAGATCTCTTGCCAATCTTCCCAGCATATCTGCTAAAATAGAGTCCCTTACGGTTCTTAATCTTAATGGTTGCTCGAATTTAAGGGAATTATGAAAAGCCTATCAGAACTTCGTTTAAGTTGTACTGCTATTGAGGAACTACCCAGGGTCagctcaaggcctaggcaagttaggcctaggcctGAGGTcccaccaaaaaacaaaattttctttgaaaaaaaaagccCCACTTTTCATGGttaaaaatcccaaatttttataaaattatatatatattttaaaggttgtacattttttttattagtgatgtaCAAATTTCACTATTGGCTTACAAATTGCCATGTTATTAATCATAAAAAATgtgatataaacattcattagttaaattgatgaagttcatcaatgagagacaatattacattatattttgaacattttataatacttttaattagtacatttttctttttcatttctattaagactctcaaagtACGAGACTAATAGAActttaactcaattgaaaccctaaaatatttcaaaaagatgttgcaaatgtgttaaatcatcaattatagattaatatcccctaatagtttgagactttgatttttgtaaactaatatctTACAAAACCGtacaccaaataatatatatatatatatatatatctctctctctctctaaatcaaaatataaaattaaaaattagattacaactttatttaactatgcatcatcttatatccaaaataaagtatctttttcaatcgcaatatatttttatttctttttattaatatttataattcaactatgatatttaattctctatataaaattaatattagtctagttggtattatttatgtatttaatgtatcaaattaactttaatttgattagtattaaataattttgtttaattaatatttacatattaaaggtcttacataaatttttcgccttaggccccaaattatgttgggTCACCCCTGAAACTACCACCCACATCAATGAAGTGTTTGTCCTCCTTAAAATATTTAACACTAAGTGGAATCAATTTGGTCACCCTGCCTGTAAGCATCAGTCAACTTTCCAACCTTGAAGCTCTTGATTTTTCACACTGTTTGAAGCTTCGATAAGTGCCAGAGCTTCCAGCAAGTGTGAGATATATAAAAGCTGAAGGATGTACTTCCCTAGAACCATCACCAGCACTGCTTAGACAGAGCAGTTTGTCACGACCTCCTTCCCAGTCTTATGATGAGAGCAGCGGCAGAGTGGCATTTACAATACTGAACCGTTACCTAcaggtactctctctctctctccctctttgctAAATGGAGTAtcacaaatataaatttattattattattttaatacagAGACTCTTTTGTCGTAAAACTGGATATGAAACTTCCCCCAAAAGGAAAGAGGATGGATCTAAAACTGAATTTCAGATAAGTATTCCTGAATTTTGAATTCCGGGGTGGTTAAGTCATCAAAGGTTGGGGAACTCCATGAGCATAAAGCTGTCTCCAAATTGGTGTAATAGTAGGTGTATGGGATTCGCACTCTGTGCTCTTATCGAAGCACGTAAGGATTGTTGTTTTGGTGAGCTTGATATTAAAGCTCGTGACAGAGCCCTTGGTGATATGCATCACAGTCAATATGCCTCTAAAACTTTCTTTGCAAAATTACATCTTACGGACCACATTTGGATATTGTATTTGTCTCGTGATGATTGGTTTGCCATTGTTGGGAATGATGTATGCAGTCAGATTGAGGTTGTATTTTTTGAGTACCATAGCTTATTTGAGAAAGTGCAGAAATGTGGGTTCGGTTTGGTATATGAGCAGGACAAGGAAGAGTCAAACCAAGCAATTACACAATGCAGCAGTAGCCGTGTCATTACTTATGAAGGTTGGGATGGTGTCCATCATGGATTTGACATTTCAACAAGTAGCTGTGATGACTATAGCGATATTGAACCTAAGGAAAGTGATCTCTTTTCATACAATGGTAATGACCAGCTCCAATATCTTTCCTATTATAAGT contains the following coding sequences:
- the LOC115960037 gene encoding TMV resistance protein N-like, coding for MESTIAKMIPLYLGFENNVYMIGIHGMGGLGKTTLARIVYDEFHSHFEGSSFIANVGEDSQKYGLPRLQKQLLVDILKDKEINIRNVYGVDMIKKRLCHKKVLLVIDNVNHLDQLEKLAGEKNWFGLGSWIIITNRDERVLIQHGVLKRYKLEVLNNDDALKLFCVKAFKMEQPKEAYIQLSQKVVEYANGLPLALVTLGSFLVERTIDEWQRYTKDEVLETLTNRGFDAKIGLSVLVEKSLLTMDDNKHLGMHDLLQEMGQKIVRLKSGGNLGKQSRLWLSEELLCVLKNDMRLFCRKTGYETSPKRKEDGSKTEFQISIPEF